From the genome of Ictalurus furcatus strain D&B chromosome 4, Billie_1.0, whole genome shotgun sequence, one region includes:
- the admb gene encoding uncharacterized protein admb, whose product MKTVSQSILFWCLLAAFVPCVISATLPPNSDGEKKLNAELQKKDPCMHNSSLEDSVENRDTGPPISQNSDQPSGRMKRGCNLLTCSIHDLAYRISHLSNKTNNAPPRKISPCGYGRRRRRSLLRRSTAPAHREGHLNLSMLQAQRHDSPQKLI is encoded by the exons ATGAAGACAGTCTCTCAGAGtattttgttttggtgtttgCTGGCTGCTTTTGTGCCCTGTGTTATAAGTGCAACACTTCCTCCCAATTCTGATGGAGAAAAGAA ACTGAATGCAGAGCTTCAAAAGAAGGATCCCTGTATGCATAATAGTAGTTTAGAAGATTCAGTTGAGAACAGGGATACAGGGCCACCTATATCACAGAACAG TGATCAGCCAAGTGGTAGGATGAAACGGGGCTGTAACCTGCTCACCTGCTCAATACATGATCTAGCCTACCGCATCAGCCATCTCAGTAATAAGACGAATAACGCCCCCCCACGCAAGATCAGTCCCTGTGGCTATGGACGGCGACGGAGGCGTTCCCTCCTCCGACGCTCCACCGCTCCAGCCCACAGGGAGGGCCATCTGAATCTCTCCATGCTGCAAGCCCAGAGACATGACTCGCCTCAAAAACTGATTTAA